The following proteins come from a genomic window of Synechococcus sp. NB0720_010:
- the uvrA gene encoding excinuclease ABC subunit UvrA — translation MPRALAKSVNEKAALQALNGGSLEDVIRVRGARQHNLKNVDVTIPRNQLVVFTGVSGSGKSSLAFDTIFAEGQRRYVESLSAYARQFLGQVDKPDVDAIEGLSPAISIDQKSTSHNPRSTVGTVTEIQDYLRLLFGRAGEPHCPECDRSIRPQSIDEMVDQILTLPEGTRYQLLAPVVRGKKGTHVKLLSGLVAEGFARVRINGEVRELADNIELDKNHSHNIEVVVDRLVAREGIQERLTDSLRTALKRGDGLALVEVVPKSGEELPPEVEKERLYSENFACPVHGAVMEELSPRLFSFNSPYGACADCHGIGHLRQFTKERVIPDPSLPVYAAVAPWAEKDNSYYFSLLYSVGEAFGFEIKTPWNELTEEQHDVLLNGSREPIPIQADSRYRKNQTYLRPFEGILPILERQLRDASGESIRQKLEKYLELVPCSTCHGLRLKPEALAVRVGPYRIHELTNSSVGESLRRIEELMGVEGPALLNARQIQIGDLVLREIRMRLKFLLDVGLDYLSLDRPAMTLSGGEAQRIRLATQIGAGLTGVLYVLDEPSIGLHQRDNDRLLNTLVKLRDLGNTLIVVEHDEDTIRAADYIVDIGPGAGVHGGKIVAEGDFETLLAAEESLTGAYLSGRRAIPTPAERRASGSRKLTLVGCARNNLSGFDVEFPLGRLVCVTGVSGSGKSTMVNELLHPALEHKLGMKVPFPAGVEDLKGIKAIDKVIVIDQSPIGRTPRSNPATYTGAFDPIRQVFAATVEAKARGYAVGQFSFNVKGGRCEACSGQGVNVIEMNFLPDVYVQCDVCKGARYNRETLQVKYKGHTIADVLQMTVEQACEVFSAIPQAADRLRTLVDVGLGYVKLGQPAPTLSGGEAQRVKLATELSKRATGKTLYLIDEPTTGLSFYDVHKLMDVMQRLVDKGNSILVIEHNLDVIRCSDWIIDLGPEGGDKGGEIVVTGTPEEVAENPSSHTGRYLKQVLEQHPPQAVAA, via the coding sequence ATGCCCCGCGCCCTCGCCAAAAGCGTGAACGAGAAGGCTGCGCTTCAGGCCCTCAACGGCGGCTCCTTGGAGGATGTGATCCGGGTGCGGGGTGCCCGTCAGCACAACCTCAAAAACGTCGACGTCACGATCCCCCGCAACCAGCTGGTGGTCTTCACCGGGGTGAGCGGCAGCGGCAAGAGCTCCCTCGCCTTCGACACGATCTTTGCTGAGGGCCAACGCCGCTACGTCGAAAGCCTCTCGGCCTACGCCCGGCAGTTCCTTGGCCAGGTCGACAAGCCCGATGTGGATGCAATTGAGGGCCTCTCTCCGGCCATTTCGATTGACCAGAAGTCCACGAGCCACAACCCCCGTTCCACGGTGGGAACGGTCACCGAGATCCAGGACTACTTGCGTTTGCTATTCGGCCGCGCAGGGGAACCCCACTGCCCCGAGTGCGATCGCTCGATTCGGCCCCAGTCGATCGACGAGATGGTTGATCAGATCCTCACCTTGCCGGAGGGCACCCGTTATCAGCTTCTGGCGCCCGTCGTCCGCGGCAAAAAGGGCACCCACGTCAAGCTGTTGAGTGGCCTTGTGGCCGAGGGCTTTGCCCGGGTGCGCATCAACGGTGAGGTGCGTGAACTCGCCGACAACATCGAGCTCGACAAGAACCACTCCCACAACATTGAAGTGGTGGTGGATCGCCTGGTGGCCCGCGAGGGCATTCAGGAGCGCCTGACCGATTCCCTCCGCACCGCCCTCAAGCGCGGCGATGGCTTGGCCTTGGTGGAGGTGGTTCCGAAGTCCGGTGAAGAGCTTCCGCCCGAGGTGGAAAAGGAGCGCCTCTATTCCGAGAACTTCGCCTGCCCGGTTCACGGTGCGGTGATGGAGGAGCTCTCGCCGCGGCTGTTCTCCTTCAACAGTCCCTATGGCGCCTGCGCGGATTGCCATGGCATTGGCCACCTGCGCCAATTCACTAAGGAGCGGGTGATCCCTGATCCTTCGCTGCCGGTGTATGCGGCGGTGGCCCCTTGGGCGGAGAAGGACAACTCCTATTACTTCTCCCTGCTCTATTCGGTGGGAGAGGCCTTTGGCTTTGAGATCAAGACCCCCTGGAATGAGCTGACCGAGGAACAGCACGACGTGCTGCTCAACGGCTCAAGGGAGCCGATCCCGATTCAGGCCGACAGCCGTTACCGGAAAAACCAGACCTATCTGCGGCCGTTCGAAGGGATCCTGCCGATCCTCGAGCGCCAGCTGCGTGACGCCAGCGGTGAGTCCATTCGCCAGAAGCTCGAGAAGTACCTGGAGTTGGTGCCCTGCTCCACTTGCCATGGTTTGCGGCTCAAGCCCGAGGCATTGGCGGTGCGGGTTGGTCCCTACCGCATCCATGAGCTGACCAACAGCAGCGTCGGCGAGAGCCTGCGCCGCATTGAAGAGCTGATGGGCGTTGAGGGCCCGGCTTTGCTCAACGCCCGTCAAATCCAAATTGGCGACTTGGTGTTGCGGGAGATCCGCATGCGCCTGAAGTTTCTGTTGGATGTGGGCCTGGACTACCTGAGCCTGGATCGTCCGGCGATGACCCTCTCTGGTGGTGAGGCCCAGCGCATCCGGCTGGCCACCCAGATCGGTGCAGGTCTGACGGGCGTGCTCTACGTGCTCGATGAGCCGAGCATCGGTTTGCACCAGCGTGACAACGACAGGCTGTTGAACACCCTCGTGAAGCTCAGGGATCTGGGCAACACCTTGATCGTGGTGGAGCACGACGAGGACACCATTCGCGCCGCCGATTACATCGTCGACATCGGCCCGGGCGCCGGAGTCCATGGCGGCAAGATCGTTGCCGAGGGTGACTTCGAGACCCTGCTCGCGGCTGAGGAGTCGTTGACTGGCGCTTACCTCAGTGGTCGTCGGGCTATTCCGACCCCGGCTGAGCGCCGTGCCAGTGGATCCCGCAAGCTCACCTTGGTGGGTTGTGCGCGGAACAACCTCAGCGGTTTTGACGTGGAGTTCCCCCTGGGCCGTTTGGTTTGTGTGACCGGGGTGAGCGGCAGCGGCAAGAGCACGATGGTCAACGAGCTCCTGCACCCCGCGCTGGAGCACAAGCTCGGCATGAAAGTCCCCTTCCCTGCAGGGGTTGAGGACCTCAAGGGCATCAAGGCGATCGACAAGGTGATCGTCATTGACCAATCACCGATTGGCCGAACGCCTCGCTCCAACCCAGCGACCTACACCGGAGCGTTTGATCCGATCCGACAGGTCTTTGCCGCGACGGTCGAGGCCAAGGCTCGCGGCTACGCCGTCGGTCAGTTCAGCTTCAACGTCAAGGGCGGTCGCTGCGAAGCCTGCAGCGGCCAGGGCGTGAACGTCATTGAGATGAACTTCTTGCCTGACGTCTACGTCCAGTGCGACGTCTGCAAGGGTGCTCGCTACAACCGCGAGACGTTGCAGGTCAAATACAAGGGCCACACCATCGCCGATGTGCTCCAGATGACGGTGGAGCAGGCTTGCGAGGTGTTCTCAGCGATCCCGCAGGCGGCCGATCGGCTGCGGACCCTGGTGGATGTGGGCTTGGGTTACGTCAAGCTCGGCCAACCCGCACCGACCCTCTCCGGAGGTGAGGCCCAGCGGGTGAAGTTGGCGACCGAACTCTCGAAACGCGCCACCGGCAAGACCCTTTATCTGATCGATGAGCCGACGACGGGCCTGAGCTTCTACGACGTCCACAAGTTGATGGACGTGATGCAGCGCTTGGTGGACAAGGGCAACTCGATCTTGGTGATCGAGCACAACCTGGATGTCATTCGCTGCTCCGATTGGATCATTGACCTTGGTCCCGAGGGTGGCGACAAGGGTGGCGAGATTGTGGTGACCGGCACTCCCGAAGAGGTCGCGGAGAATCCGAGCTCTCACACCGGGCGCTACCTCAAGCAGGTTTTGGAGCAGCACCCGCCGCAGGCGGTCGCTGCCTGA
- the recN gene encoding DNA repair protein RecN yields the protein MLTGLRLENIALIEELQLEFGEGFTVLTGETGAGKSILLDALDALLGGQGPRLLRQGSSKGVIEASFSLSPPLQEWLNEQELECDEEELLLSREWRQKDDRLSSRHRLNGVAVNRQQIQSLRPLLLDLTVQGQTQQLARPGQQRRWLDRFGGAELQQHSAPVQESYRSWRQASAALEQAKADWLTLQADLERQQQLLDDLEAAQLEDPSERSQLENEENRLAHGVRLQEGVMTLMGRLVDGAEEAPSVLDHLAACEAELAQMQQLDGSLSAVSARFGDGLAELQDFIRELDRYGSTLESDPDSLGQLQERMALLKTLERRHGKDLAELIAWRDQLREQLVPGGAQASLEALEQDELQARQRRDRCNAQLTQARRAAAEALEQELMQALRPMGLANVRFQVGIEPAAPGEEGADAVQFLFSANPGQPLAPLSEVASGGEMSRFLLALKTCLAAADQHVTLLFDEIDTGVSGRVSGAMAELLQRLAQQRQVFCVTHQPLVAAAADHHFQVAKEVRDGMTHTRVSQLRDTQARQAELAELAGGDFGETRSYAASLLKRAA from the coding sequence GTGCTTACCGGTCTGCGCCTCGAGAACATTGCTCTGATCGAGGAGCTGCAGCTGGAGTTTGGAGAGGGCTTCACGGTGCTAACCGGTGAGACCGGAGCCGGTAAGTCCATTCTTTTGGATGCCCTGGATGCCCTACTGGGTGGGCAGGGGCCGAGGCTGTTGCGACAGGGCAGCAGCAAAGGGGTGATCGAGGCCAGTTTTTCCCTCAGTCCTCCCCTGCAGGAGTGGTTGAACGAGCAGGAGTTGGAGTGCGACGAGGAGGAGTTACTGCTGAGCCGCGAATGGCGCCAGAAGGACGATCGCCTCAGCAGTCGCCATCGACTCAATGGCGTTGCGGTCAACCGTCAACAGATTCAATCCCTGCGCCCCCTTCTGTTGGACCTGACCGTTCAGGGTCAGACCCAACAGTTGGCTCGGCCTGGTCAACAGCGCCGTTGGCTGGACCGTTTTGGTGGCGCTGAACTCCAGCAGCATTCAGCTCCCGTTCAGGAGAGCTATCGCTCCTGGCGCCAAGCCTCGGCGGCCCTGGAGCAGGCCAAGGCTGATTGGTTGACCCTGCAGGCCGATTTGGAGCGTCAGCAACAGCTTTTGGATGACCTGGAGGCGGCGCAGCTGGAGGACCCTTCAGAGCGCAGCCAGCTGGAGAACGAAGAGAACCGTCTCGCCCATGGGGTGCGTCTGCAGGAAGGGGTGATGACCCTGATGGGACGGCTGGTGGATGGCGCTGAAGAAGCGCCATCCGTGTTGGACCATCTGGCGGCCTGTGAGGCCGAGTTGGCTCAGATGCAGCAACTCGATGGCAGCTTGTCGGCGGTGAGCGCTCGCTTTGGCGATGGCTTAGCGGAGCTCCAGGACTTCATCCGTGAGCTCGATCGCTATGGCTCGACCCTCGAGAGTGATCCAGACAGTCTGGGACAACTGCAGGAGCGGATGGCCTTGCTCAAGACGCTCGAGAGGCGCCATGGCAAAGATTTGGCCGAGTTGATTGCTTGGCGCGATCAATTGCGTGAGCAGCTGGTCCCCGGCGGTGCTCAAGCCAGCCTCGAGGCTTTGGAGCAGGACGAACTCCAAGCCCGTCAGCGGCGTGATCGTTGCAACGCCCAACTGACCCAGGCGCGCCGCGCTGCCGCTGAGGCCTTGGAACAAGAGCTGATGCAGGCCCTGCGGCCGATGGGTTTGGCCAACGTTCGCTTTCAAGTCGGTATCGAGCCCGCGGCCCCGGGGGAAGAGGGGGCGGACGCGGTGCAGTTCCTGTTCTCCGCCAACCCCGGGCAGCCGTTGGCTCCCCTGTCTGAGGTGGCCTCAGGCGGTGAGATGTCGCGCTTTCTCTTGGCGTTGAAGACTTGCCTGGCCGCGGCGGATCAGCACGTCACCCTGCTCTTTGATGAGATAGACACCGGTGTCAGCGGCCGAGTGAGTGGTGCCATGGCTGAGCTGCTGCAGCGCCTGGCCCAGCAGCGCCAGGTCTTTTGCGTGACTCACCAGCCCTTGGTCGCCGCTGCTGCGGACCATCACTTCCAGGTGGCGAAGGAGGTGCGGGATGGGATGACCCACACGCGAGTGTCCCAACTGCGGGACACTCAGGCTCGGCAGGCGGAACTGGCGGAATTGGCCGGTGGTGATTTCGGTGAGACCAGGAGCTACGCGGCCAGCCTGCTCAAACGCGCTGCCTAG
- a CDS encoding AarF/ABC1/UbiB kinase family protein, giving the protein MSETGLTPAEAAAAAMQRSVFGDDAEPNTPAKTTKTVEPQREELSDFIEAAGLLEYDPAAISRIYAGAPQRLIRRLWQTLVPIGLYLFGVGFDWLTRRLKDPEYARARAKEAADLVASLGPAFIKAGQALSTRPDIIPPLLLEELAGLQDQLPGFDSGLAMACIEEDLGAPISAIYAELEREPISAASLGQVHRGVLLSGEKVAVKVQRPGLREQITLDLYIVRNIAAWLNTNIGLIRSDLVALIDELGKRVFEEMDYCNEATNAETFAELHAHNPRIAVPRIFRDATARRVLTMEWIDGVKLTNLEAVRELGIDPDDMVTVGVNCSLQQLLEHGFFHADPHPGNLLALADGRLAYLDFGMMSEVSRESRTGLIQAVVHLVNRNFGKLSNDFVSLGFLAEDVNLEPIVPAFEQVFGQALEMGVSRMDFKAVTDDLSGVMYRFPFRVPPYYALIIRSLVTLEGIALSVDPDFKILGAAYPYFARRLMEDPDPQLRNSLKEMLFDGDIFRWQRLDNLISSAASGSQLDLEGLLDQVLDFLFSPKAGLLRNQLVEAAVDQLDALGWQTAVRLSQRLPRALRPPGLRDRVAITASDVELLSLEPIQRLVAILNQLPGFDPQLLLKRVPRLLQETELRRMGTEMAKGLAERSMVRLVRDVLVSPA; this is encoded by the coding sequence ATGTCAGAGACCGGCCTCACCCCTGCCGAAGCAGCGGCGGCTGCCATGCAACGCAGCGTGTTCGGTGACGACGCCGAACCGAACACCCCTGCTAAAACGACCAAAACGGTGGAGCCCCAGCGCGAGGAGCTCTCCGACTTCATCGAGGCCGCTGGTCTCCTCGAATACGACCCAGCAGCCATCAGTCGGATTTACGCCGGCGCACCTCAACGTTTGATCCGCCGGCTCTGGCAAACGCTGGTTCCAATCGGCCTCTATCTCTTCGGTGTCGGCTTCGACTGGCTGACCCGCAGGCTCAAGGATCCCGAGTACGCCCGGGCGCGGGCCAAGGAAGCAGCTGATCTGGTGGCCTCCCTGGGTCCAGCGTTTATCAAGGCCGGTCAGGCCCTCTCCACCCGCCCCGACATCATTCCGCCACTCCTACTGGAGGAGCTTGCCGGACTGCAGGACCAACTGCCCGGCTTCGATTCGGGCCTGGCGATGGCCTGCATCGAAGAAGACCTCGGTGCTCCGATTTCAGCGATCTATGCCGAGCTGGAACGGGAGCCGATCTCAGCGGCATCCCTCGGCCAAGTCCACAGGGGTGTTCTGCTCAGCGGCGAGAAGGTTGCCGTCAAGGTTCAGCGCCCAGGACTGAGGGAACAGATCACCCTGGACCTCTACATCGTCCGGAACATCGCGGCCTGGCTGAACACCAACATCGGCTTGATCCGCTCGGACCTCGTGGCCCTGATCGACGAGCTGGGCAAGCGGGTGTTCGAGGAAATGGACTACTGCAACGAGGCGACCAACGCCGAAACGTTCGCAGAGCTCCACGCCCACAACCCCCGTATCGCCGTACCCCGGATCTTCCGCGATGCCACGGCCAGGCGCGTGCTGACGATGGAGTGGATCGACGGGGTCAAACTCACCAACCTCGAAGCCGTTCGCGAACTCGGGATCGACCCCGACGACATGGTCACCGTGGGGGTGAACTGCTCCCTGCAGCAACTGCTGGAGCACGGCTTCTTCCACGCCGATCCCCACCCCGGGAACCTGCTGGCCCTGGCTGATGGTCGCCTGGCCTATCTCGACTTCGGAATGATGAGCGAGGTCAGCCGTGAGAGCCGCACCGGCCTGATCCAAGCGGTGGTCCACCTGGTGAACCGCAATTTCGGAAAGCTGAGCAATGACTTCGTCAGCCTGGGCTTCCTGGCGGAGGACGTGAATCTCGAGCCGATCGTTCCGGCCTTTGAGCAAGTCTTTGGCCAAGCGCTGGAAATGGGCGTCAGCCGGATGGACTTCAAAGCCGTCACGGACGACCTCAGCGGTGTGATGTACCGCTTCCCCTTCCGCGTTCCCCCCTATTACGCACTGATCATTCGCTCCCTGGTGACGCTCGAGGGCATCGCCTTAAGCGTCGATCCCGATTTCAAAATCCTCGGTGCGGCCTACCCCTATTTCGCCCGCCGGCTGATGGAAGACCCGGATCCGCAGCTGCGCAACAGCCTCAAAGAAATGCTGTTCGACGGCGACATCTTCCGTTGGCAGCGGCTGGACAACCTGATCAGCAGTGCCGCCAGCGGCAGCCAGTTGGACCTGGAGGGACTGCTCGATCAAGTCCTCGACTTCCTCTTCTCCCCTAAGGCGGGTCTGCTGCGCAACCAGCTCGTCGAAGCTGCTGTCGACCAACTCGACGCCCTGGGCTGGCAAACCGCGGTCCGTCTGAGCCAACGCTTGCCTCGGGCCCTGAGGCCACCTGGTCTGCGGGATCGCGTGGCGATCACCGCCAGCGACGTGGAGTTGCTCTCCCTTGAGCCCATCCAACGCCTCGTGGCCATCCTCAACCAACTGCCTGGATTCGATCCGCAATTGCTGCTCAAACGAGTCCCAAGGCTTCTCCAGGAAACCGAACTGCGGCGCATGGGGACAGAGATGGCCAAAGGACTGGCTGAACGCAGCATGGTCAGGCTCGTGCGCGACGTCCTGGTGAGTCCGGCCTAG
- a CDS encoding alpha/beta hydrolase: MPTCKRQRLLAAALGLGLLGGTPTLAAENVVFVTGAFRRSIPVADFEYLAETDQARGLLSDLLSLTKMEPKEVSKLLKAELAIPLVLTSRLLNTRLGEAILARVAKIIYPLKAPGAGIPALRAGVINALVAGDDKINAISFMQAYPVDELEVSIPALMNVLEKAKSISQLISFFSDSPLDGLRGDNKAAP, encoded by the coding sequence ATGCCGACCTGCAAACGCCAGCGCCTCCTCGCTGCAGCGCTTGGCTTGGGCTTGCTCGGTGGGACGCCAACGCTAGCGGCGGAGAACGTGGTGTTCGTCACCGGGGCCTTCCGGCGTTCGATCCCAGTGGCGGACTTCGAATACTTGGCGGAGACCGATCAGGCCAGGGGTCTGCTCTCGGATCTGCTGAGCCTCACGAAGATGGAGCCCAAGGAGGTCTCCAAGCTGCTGAAGGCGGAGCTCGCTATCCCGTTGGTGCTCACCAGCCGCTTGCTGAACACCCGTCTTGGCGAAGCGATCCTGGCCCGGGTGGCCAAGATCATCTATCCACTCAAAGCCCCTGGAGCAGGCATCCCCGCCCTACGAGCCGGTGTGATCAATGCCCTGGTGGCAGGCGACGACAAGATCAATGCGATCAGCTTCATGCAGGCCTACCCGGTCGATGAGCTGGAGGTCAGCATTCCGGCGCTGATGAACGTGCTCGAAAAAGCCAAATCCATCAGCCAGTTGATCTCCTTCTTTTCCGATTCGCCCCTGGATGGGCTGAGGGGCGACAACAAGGCTGCCCCGTAG
- the thrC gene encoding threonine synthase, producing MQDWPGLIEGYRRWLPVSDKTPVITLREGATPLIPAPSIAERIGKGVKVYLKYDGLNPTGSFKDRGMTMAISKAKEAGSEAVICASTGNTSAAAAAYAKRGGMRAFVLIPDGYVAQGKLAQALLYGAEVLAVKGNFDRALAIVREVADQYPVTLVNSLNPYRLQGQKTAAFEVVDALGEAPDWLCIPVGNAGNISAYWMGFNEYKAAGHSRKLPRMMGFQAAGSAPLVLGHTVEQPDTIATAIRIGNPVNKENALKARAESNGDFMAVTDAEIIEAYKLLGSGEGVFCEPASAASVAGLIKRRDEVPAGATVVCVLTGNGLKDPTTAIEHNDSKFHTGLDADTAKVAQVMGF from the coding sequence ATGCAGGACTGGCCGGGCCTGATCGAGGGCTACCGCCGCTGGTTGCCCGTCAGCGACAAAACGCCTGTCATCACCCTGCGGGAAGGGGCCACCCCGTTGATCCCTGCCCCCTCCATTGCTGAGCGGATTGGCAAGGGGGTCAAGGTCTACCTCAAATACGACGGCCTGAACCCCACCGGATCCTTCAAGGACCGGGGCATGACCATGGCCATCTCCAAAGCCAAGGAAGCGGGTTCCGAGGCAGTGATCTGTGCCAGCACCGGCAACACCTCCGCGGCGGCAGCGGCCTATGCCAAGCGCGGTGGCATGCGGGCCTTCGTCTTGATCCCCGATGGCTATGTGGCCCAGGGCAAGCTGGCCCAAGCCCTGCTCTACGGCGCGGAAGTCCTGGCGGTGAAGGGCAACTTTGACCGGGCCCTGGCGATCGTTCGCGAAGTGGCGGACCAATACCCCGTCACGCTGGTGAACTCCCTGAATCCCTACCGACTGCAAGGGCAAAAAACCGCAGCCTTCGAGGTGGTGGATGCCCTCGGCGAGGCCCCGGATTGGCTCTGCATCCCCGTCGGCAACGCCGGCAACATCAGCGCCTACTGGATGGGCTTCAACGAGTACAAGGCAGCCGGCCACAGCCGCAAGCTGCCCCGAATGATGGGCTTCCAGGCGGCCGGTTCAGCCCCCCTGGTCCTCGGCCACACCGTCGAGCAACCCGACACCATCGCCACTGCGATCCGAATCGGAAACCCGGTCAACAAGGAGAACGCGCTGAAGGCCCGGGCTGAAAGCAACGGCGACTTCATGGCCGTCACCGACGCCGAAATCATCGAGGCCTACAAGTTGCTCGGCAGTGGCGAAGGCGTCTTCTGCGAGCCCGCCAGCGCAGCCTCCGTCGCCGGTCTGATCAAACGGCGCGACGAAGTCCCTGCAGGCGCCACGGTGGTCTGTGTCCTCACAGGCAACGGCCTGAAGGACCCGACAACCGCAATCGAGCACAACGACTCCAAGTTCCATACCGGACTCGATGCCGACACCGCCAAGGTGGCGCAAGTGATGGGCTTCTGA